From a region of the Rhodococcus sp. 4CII genome:
- a CDS encoding WhiB family transcriptional regulator yields MYDDLFGHDLEWQRHSRCRRMGTELFFPQDGESPHQRSKRERAAKQLCACCPVADRCRTHAVDNSEPHGIRGGLSAHERRSSRQAADSHASAAVPAARAPTKTRTETIQPRPQ; encoded by the coding sequence ATGTACGACGACCTGTTCGGCCACGACCTCGAATGGCAGCGACACTCCCGCTGCCGCCGGATGGGAACCGAACTGTTCTTCCCGCAAGACGGAGAGTCTCCGCACCAGCGGTCCAAGCGTGAACGCGCAGCCAAACAGCTCTGCGCATGCTGCCCAGTCGCCGACCGGTGTCGAACCCACGCAGTCGACAATTCCGAGCCACACGGGATCCGGGGTGGCCTGTCCGCCCACGAGCGACGCTCGAGTCGCCAAGCTGCAGATTCGCACGCCTCGGCAGCAGTGCCCGCTGCACGTGCACCAACCAAGACCAGGACGGAGACGATCCAACCACGCCCACAGTGA
- a CDS encoding alpha/beta fold hydrolase — protein MTTTDQSPEIAKTIDVNGVATNYHDVGQGAPVVLIHGSGPGVTAWANWRTTIPHLAESFRVIAPDILGFGYTERPDGVEYNSTTWTNHLVGLLDALGLDKVSIVGNSFGGSLALNIATKHPDRVDRLVLMGSVGVRFDITAGLDAVWGFEPSLPAMRALLDVFAYDRSLVNDELAELRLAAATRPGVQEAFSAMFPAPRQQGVDEMAVDENLIAGLENDTLIVHGRDDQVIPLTNSLRLLELIDRSQLHVFGRCGHWVQIEHSARFNSLVADFLSE, from the coding sequence ATGACCACAACCGATCAATCACCTGAAATCGCGAAGACCATCGACGTCAACGGGGTAGCCACCAACTACCACGATGTGGGACAAGGTGCCCCCGTCGTCCTGATCCACGGGTCGGGGCCCGGCGTCACCGCGTGGGCGAACTGGCGCACCACCATTCCGCATCTCGCCGAGTCGTTCCGCGTCATCGCACCGGACATCCTCGGATTCGGATACACCGAACGCCCCGACGGCGTCGAATACAACTCGACCACCTGGACCAATCATCTCGTGGGCCTGCTCGACGCCCTCGGCCTCGACAAGGTCTCCATCGTGGGCAACAGCTTCGGTGGATCGCTCGCTTTGAACATCGCGACCAAACACCCCGACCGGGTCGATCGGCTCGTGCTGATGGGCAGCGTCGGGGTGCGCTTCGACATCACTGCGGGGCTCGACGCGGTCTGGGGTTTCGAACCTTCCCTGCCGGCCATGCGCGCACTCCTGGATGTCTTCGCCTACGACCGCTCACTGGTCAACGACGAACTCGCCGAACTCCGGCTCGCGGCCGCCACCCGCCCCGGCGTGCAAGAAGCGTTCAGCGCGATGTTCCCGGCACCGCGCCAGCAAGGTGTCGACGAGATGGCCGTCGACGAGAATCTGATCGCAGGTTTGGAGAACGACACCCTGATCGTGCACGGCCGCGACGATCAGGTCATTCCCCTCACCAACTCGCTCCGCCTGCTCGAACTCATCGATCGCTCGCAGTTGCACGTGTTCGGACGCTGCGGTCACTGGGTCCAGATCGAGCACTCGGCCCGGTTCAACAGCCTGGTCGCGGACTTTCTGTCCGAGTAG
- a CDS encoding 2Fe-2S iron-sulfur cluster-binding protein, with the protein MTDTPLVHAGDPPPPAGEYQVTVLPDGIRIRVRSDESIVDALRRQGYRSRYKCRRGGCGACRATLVDGDVDYHTPVSASVVNGPDRKPGEQKCLPCRAVPQSDVTIELGERDRLVYVLAGFGRSRQRTT; encoded by the coding sequence ATGACTGACACCCCCCTCGTTCACGCCGGAGATCCTCCACCTCCGGCGGGCGAGTACCAGGTCACCGTGCTTCCCGATGGGATACGCATCCGCGTTCGTTCAGACGAGTCGATCGTCGATGCGCTGCGCCGCCAGGGGTACCGGTCCCGGTACAAGTGCCGGCGAGGCGGATGCGGAGCCTGCCGAGCCACGCTCGTCGACGGGGATGTCGACTACCACACTCCGGTGAGTGCCTCGGTCGTCAACGGCCCCGACCGAAAGCCCGGCGAACAAAAGTGCCTTCCCTGCCGGGCCGTTCCTCAATCAGACGTGACCATCGAACTCGGGGAACGGGACCGCCTCGTCTATGTCCTCGCAGGGTTCGGGCGGTCCCGACAACGCACCACGTAG
- a CDS encoding catechol 2,3-dioxygenase gives MSVLRLGNVHINVTDLTEAKNHYINTLGMDAVHEEDGTVYLKSWDEADHHSVVLNEGGVGLIKLGYKVSDVDSLAEIETRVRAFGATCERMSKGDNQSVGDGLRVTLPSEHILELYSDIEYVGTATGVWNPDPWPRGGTRGIGVPRLDHTLITTEDPTLLERFFSEALDFQAAERLVGGENNNELVGSWMFCGEQPHDIAFVQGENGKLHHFAYHIADWSALLHAGDVFSMEDVPIDFGPARHGITRGETIYFFDPAGNRNEVFSGGYRTGKDFRTITWTMDQAARGINFTHRELDQNFLTVVT, from the coding sequence ATGTCCGTGTTGCGACTGGGCAATGTCCACATCAACGTCACCGACCTCACCGAGGCCAAGAACCACTACATCAACACCCTCGGAATGGACGCTGTCCACGAGGAGGACGGCACCGTCTACCTCAAGTCCTGGGACGAGGCCGACCACCACTCGGTCGTCCTCAACGAAGGCGGGGTCGGACTGATCAAACTCGGCTACAAGGTCTCCGATGTCGACTCCCTCGCCGAGATCGAAACCCGGGTACGCGCGTTCGGGGCAACCTGCGAACGGATGAGCAAGGGCGACAACCAATCCGTCGGCGACGGCCTGCGCGTGACCCTGCCGTCCGAACACATCCTCGAGCTCTACAGCGACATCGAGTACGTCGGCACCGCCACCGGAGTGTGGAACCCGGACCCGTGGCCGCGCGGCGGAACCCGGGGCATCGGCGTACCGCGCCTCGACCACACCCTCATCACCACAGAAGACCCCACCCTGCTCGAACGCTTCTTCTCCGAAGCCCTCGACTTCCAGGCCGCCGAACGCCTCGTCGGCGGCGAGAACAACAACGAACTCGTCGGGTCGTGGATGTTCTGCGGCGAGCAACCCCACGACATCGCGTTCGTCCAGGGCGAGAACGGCAAACTGCACCACTTCGCCTATCACATCGCCGACTGGTCGGCGCTGCTCCATGCCGGCGACGTCTTCTCCATGGAGGACGTGCCCATCGACTTCGGTCCTGCCCGCCACGGCATCACCCGCGGGGAAACGATCTACTTCTTCGATCCCGCCGGCAACCGCAACGAAGTGTTCTCCGGCGGATACCGCACCGGCAAGGATTTCCGCACCATCACCTGGACCATGGATCAGGCCGCCCGCGGCATCAACTTCACCCACCGGGAACTGGACCAGAACTTCCTCACCGTCGTCACCTAA